In Remersonia thermophila strain ATCC 22073 chromosome 3, whole genome shotgun sequence, the following proteins share a genomic window:
- a CDS encoding mitochondrial 54S ribosomal protein bL31m, which yields MGKLPSTLLRRPCLTGRLPTTSPGFTHTPLAPSIPSPAATSTTPLPTLRPTQVRHATFIPRHRRPYQFTQLVQLSDGSTFTVRTTSPQALYRSDKDSRNHILWNPSEASLRNVEVDEAGKLAAFRERYGTAWDLDGGAGGKAAAPAGGDKDAAAQKGDAKDAAAPAEEEQHDSLVDLISAFATVDNSVKGGISAKAQAKLDKSGKRR from the coding sequence ATGGGGAAACTCCCCTCGACGCTCCTCCGGCGGCCCTGCCTGaccggccgcctccccaCGACCTCGCCCGGTTTCACACACACGCCTCTCGCGCCGTCAATACCAtcacccgccgccaccagcacaACACCGCTGCCCACATTAAGGCCAACACAAGTCCGCCACGCCACCTTCatcccccgccaccgccgtcccTACCAGTTcacccagctcgtccagctcaGCGACGGCTCCACCTTTACGGTGCGTACCACGTCCCCGCAAGCCCTCTACCGCTCCGACAAGGACAGCCGCAACCACATCCTCTGGAACCCGAGCGAGGCGTCACTGCGCaacgtcgaggtggacgaggccggaAAGCTGGCTGCCTTCCGCGAACGGTACGGTACCGCGTGGGACTTGGacggcggggctggcggaaaggcggcggctcctgccggcggcgacaaggatGCGGCGGCCCAGAAGGGAGAtgccaaggacgccgccgcccccgcggaggaagagcagcACGACTCGCTGGTTGATCTTATCAGCGCGTTTGCGACGGTGGATAACAGCGTGAAGGGTGGCATCAGCGCGAAGGCCCAGGCGAAGCTGGACAAGAGCGGCAAGCGGAGATAA